From the Actinomycetota bacterium genome, one window contains:
- a CDS encoding PD-(D/E)XK nuclease family protein, producing the protein MALKLICGPTSSGKTTRAIETFLEALARGERALFIAPSMPDARHFERQIIRRLGKSGPVEDAGGSGSRQDSSGVLTGGRVTTFDGLCREVLESAEPGARTISSNQRFLLLRVLVDSAPNLRVLDRSSQFDGFITALAGLFSEFSMAAIDSTAMAKKLRSWAKDNSWRQNLNKDLYSLFESYEELLREKGIYDHELSRRRAIALLGEDSSLLAYDSVIVDGFWDLTLIQYDLLRVIASAPRNLLVTLPYDAGRLAYQAPSLHLEPLEQILGKAEHFVDPMANSDRAAALDHLIENLFLEQPAAADAECAVGRLLAAGSRGQAEMVAAQVLKLFRSGHKLDEIAVVCRSLGPETAMMADVFEEFGIPFELSAPLNLAESVVGKTAAAALDFAAGSRSRASLMSYLRSPLSNVTSGQVDRFERKCRLQAIADADELVLEWRGRVLDEFAPLSQSVSAGSGAAGKALCDLVSGLMAEPGYVGSVSGEDLMLDLLSLKALREVCDETAAIRGVLGDSLTSDEKGDSCAMVCRLLLAGIARAEVRLPGGNTRGCVRILDPHRILNQRFDTVFICGLLEKQFPNFGHEDPFFSDVARRELSSRFDLPLDSRDARLAEERFLFFRTLSRARSKIFLCYPSCDSEGKPTNRSLFVDDVLELFEAETVARRERRISDITFAVDEAPTAGQALRSIAQNDAGADRDALIQTASPAGLAERLAFCLDASVPREPKIVEASVRENFGRLDDFRVTELQRYLSCPFIYFVESVLKPASFEPAARGLHRGQLVHNILCRFNGQLSRAKLYLHDARPPQIEVLRRQMARYIEEEFIDAGDDLDVVILRTELGFHLNRYIDREIACARRLEYYDVEISFGAGKSRCGGRNSTPKELVLGDFRLRGRLDRVDWTGDSNSAIVIDYKSGRNVISSAKFAESKEIQIPLYILALKEAFGMEPIGGEYFAIRGDKRGGLYLSGWEGELGAGCGEVNEKDFVDAGTFAARLDEARDLAIRAVDDIRQAAFPCEPSDKKRICGYCDYAGICRRQSIPYWMENDDE; encoded by the coding sequence GTGGCTCTAAAACTCATTTGCGGACCCACGAGCTCTGGCAAGACGACCCGCGCCATCGAGACGTTTCTGGAGGCGCTGGCGCGCGGCGAGAGGGCCTTGTTTATCGCTCCGAGCATGCCCGACGCCAGGCACTTCGAGCGCCAGATCATCCGCCGACTGGGCAAAAGCGGGCCGGTGGAAGACGCCGGCGGATCCGGCTCGCGCCAGGACAGCTCCGGCGTGCTGACCGGCGGACGGGTGACGACATTCGACGGGCTCTGCCGCGAGGTGCTCGAATCAGCCGAGCCGGGTGCGAGGACCATCAGTTCGAACCAGCGTTTCCTGCTATTGCGCGTACTGGTGGACTCTGCTCCCAATCTTCGGGTCCTCGACCGTTCGTCCCAATTCGACGGTTTCATCACAGCCCTGGCCGGTCTTTTTTCCGAGTTCTCCATGGCGGCCATCGATTCGACCGCCATGGCCAAAAAGCTGCGTTCCTGGGCAAAAGATAATTCCTGGCGGCAAAACCTCAACAAGGATCTTTACAGCCTCTTCGAGAGCTACGAAGAGCTTCTGCGGGAAAAGGGAATCTACGATCACGAACTTTCGCGGCGGCGCGCCATCGCGCTGCTCGGCGAAGACAGCAGCCTGCTGGCGTACGATTCCGTTATCGTCGACGGTTTCTGGGATCTCACCCTGATCCAGTACGACCTGTTGCGGGTTATCGCCTCGGCCCCACGCAACCTGCTGGTAACCCTCCCGTATGATGCCGGCCGGCTCGCCTACCAGGCGCCTTCGCTCCACCTGGAGCCGCTGGAGCAGATCCTGGGGAAGGCGGAACATTTCGTTGACCCGATGGCAAATTCTGACAGGGCCGCCGCGCTGGACCATCTGATAGAAAATCTTTTCCTTGAACAGCCCGCAGCGGCCGATGCCGAGTGCGCCGTGGGACGGCTTCTCGCCGCGGGCTCGCGCGGTCAGGCCGAGATGGTCGCCGCGCAGGTCCTGAAGCTTTTCCGGTCGGGCCACAAGCTGGATGAGATCGCGGTAGTGTGCCGAAGCCTGGGCCCGGAGACGGCGATGATGGCGGATGTGTTTGAGGAATTCGGCATCCCCTTCGAGCTCTCGGCGCCGCTCAATCTCGCTGAGAGTGTAGTCGGAAAGACAGCCGCCGCCGCTCTGGATTTCGCCGCCGGCAGCAGGTCGCGCGCTAGTCTGATGTCGTATCTGCGCAGTCCACTTTCGAATGTCACAAGCGGACAGGTGGACCGGTTCGAGAGGAAATGCAGGCTGCAAGCCATCGCGGATGCTGACGAACTGGTACTGGAATGGCGGGGGAGGGTGCTGGATGAGTTTGCCCCGCTCTCCCAATCGGTCTCGGCGGGCTCCGGCGCCGCCGGAAAAGCATTGTGCGATCTCGTCAGCGGCCTGATGGCCGAACCGGGATATGTCGGCAGCGTTTCCGGAGAAGATCTGATGCTGGATCTGCTTTCCCTTAAAGCCCTCAGGGAAGTCTGTGACGAAACCGCCGCCATCCGGGGTGTGCTAGGCGATTCTTTGACTAGTGATGAGAAAGGTGACAGCTGCGCGATGGTCTGCAGACTGCTGCTTGCCGGCATCGCCAGGGCGGAGGTAAGGCTTCCCGGTGGCAATACCAGGGGATGCGTCAGGATACTGGACCCCCACCGCATCCTCAATCAGCGTTTTGATACCGTGTTCATCTGCGGTCTGCTGGAGAAACAGTTTCCGAATTTTGGCCATGAGGATCCCTTCTTTTCCGATGTCGCCCGCAGGGAGCTCTCCTCCCGGTTCGATCTTCCCCTGGATTCCCGCGATGCCCGCCTTGCCGAAGAACGATTCCTGTTCTTCCGGACCCTCAGCCGGGCGCGGTCAAAAATATTCCTGTGCTATCCATCCTGCGATTCAGAGGGTAAGCCCACAAATCGCTCGCTGTTTGTGGATGACGTCCTGGAGCTGTTCGAGGCAGAGACAGTCGCGCGCCGCGAGCGCAGGATATCGGACATCACTTTCGCCGTCGATGAGGCGCCGACCGCCGGGCAGGCCCTGCGTTCGATCGCTCAAAATGACGCCGGTGCGGATCGGGATGCGCTGATCCAGACGGCGTCGCCTGCAGGACTGGCCGAAAGGCTTGCGTTCTGCCTCGATGCCTCGGTCCCCCGGGAGCCGAAGATCGTTGAGGCATCGGTACGCGAAAATTTTGGCAGGCTGGACGATTTCAGGGTGACGGAATTGCAGCGTTACCTCAGTTGCCCCTTCATCTATTTCGTGGAATCGGTCTTGAAGCCGGCGTCCTTCGAGCCTGCGGCCAGGGGCCTTCACCGGGGTCAGCTGGTGCACAATATCCTCTGCCGTTTCAACGGCCAGCTCAGCCGTGCCAAGCTCTATCTGCACGACGCCAGGCCTCCCCAAATAGAAGTGCTCCGCCGCCAGATGGCCAGATATATCGAGGAGGAGTTCATAGACGCCGGCGACGATCTGGACGTTGTCATCCTCAGGACGGAGCTTGGTTTTCATCTCAACCGTTACATCGACCGCGAGATCGCCTGCGCGCGGCGCTTGGAATATTACGACGTCGAGATCAGCTTTGGCGCCGGCAAGAGCAGGTGCGGCGGCAGGAACAGCACGCCGAAAGAGCTCGTCCTCGGCGATTTTCGCCTGCGAGGACGCCTCGACCGTGTTGACTGGACGGGTGACAGCAACAGCGCCATCGTGATCGACTACAAGTCAGGACGAAATGTCATATCCAGCGCCAAATTCGCGGAATCGAAAGAGATCCAGATACCTCTTTACATACTGGCTCTCAAAGAGGCTTTCGGCATGGAACCTATCGGCGGGGAATACTTCGCCATCCGCGGCGATAAACGCGGGGGTCTTTACTTAAGCGGCTGGGAAGGCGAGCTGGGAGCTGGCTGCGGGGAGGTCAACGAGAAAGACTTCGTCGACGCCGGTACTTTTGCGGCCCGGCTCGATGAGGCCAGGGATCTTGCGATCAGGGCCGTCGATGATATCCGGCAGGCAGCTTTTCCCTGCGAGCCCAGTGATAAAAAGCGCATCT